A single Corynebacterium stationis DNA region contains:
- a CDS encoding dihydroorotase, with translation MTNYPETGRKAPAAAETTLLTNVRPYGEGEAVDVLIENGEIAAIGADAGTGKKIDKTINGAGQVLLPGLVDMHVHLREPGREDTETIETGSKAAAKGGFTAVFTMANTMPVMDQPVIAESVWAKAQGLGLCDVHPVGSITKGLAGKDLTEFGMMARSDAKVRMFSDDGKCVADPQLMRRALEYAKGLDVLIAQHAEEPRLTEGAVAHEGATAAQLGLRGWPRVAEESIVARDALLARDYGNRVHICHASTTGTVELLKWAKSQDIPLSAEVTPHHLLLTDDKLRTYDGVFRVNPPLREEHDTLALRQALLDGVIDVVATDHAPHGSEDKCVEFDHAKPGMLGLESSLAVIVKLFVEPGLADWRFIARVMSEKPAEITRLPDHGRPIAVGEPANLTLVDPEARWISDKTQLESKSENNPYEGIEFGARVTHTLLRGHLTYELDAQDN, from the coding sequence GTGACCAATTATCCAGAAACCGGCCGGAAAGCACCTGCTGCAGCCGAAACAACTTTGCTCACCAACGTGCGCCCTTATGGCGAAGGTGAAGCGGTTGACGTATTAATCGAAAATGGTGAAATTGCGGCGATTGGCGCTGATGCCGGCACAGGCAAGAAGATCGATAAGACCATCAACGGGGCAGGACAGGTCTTGCTCCCAGGGCTTGTTGATATGCACGTGCACCTGCGCGAACCAGGCCGCGAAGATACTGAAACCATCGAAACCGGCTCCAAGGCCGCAGCTAAAGGTGGCTTCACGGCGGTCTTTACCATGGCCAACACCATGCCGGTCATGGACCAGCCCGTCATCGCTGAGTCGGTGTGGGCAAAAGCTCAGGGCTTAGGGCTTTGCGATGTCCACCCGGTCGGCTCCATCACCAAGGGACTAGCGGGCAAGGACCTCACAGAATTCGGCATGATGGCACGCTCTGATGCCAAAGTGCGCATGTTCTCTGATGACGGCAAGTGCGTTGCTGACCCGCAATTGATGCGCCGCGCTTTGGAATACGCCAAGGGCTTGGATGTGCTCATTGCGCAGCACGCTGAAGAGCCACGTCTGACCGAGGGTGCTGTTGCACACGAGGGCGCGACCGCTGCGCAGCTGGGATTGCGCGGCTGGCCACGCGTGGCAGAAGAGTCCATCGTCGCTCGTGATGCACTTTTGGCACGTGACTACGGCAACCGCGTGCACATTTGCCACGCGTCAACAACCGGCACCGTGGAATTGCTCAAGTGGGCAAAGTCCCAGGACATCCCACTGAGTGCTGAGGTAACCCCGCACCACTTGCTGCTTACCGATGACAAGTTGCGCACCTACGACGGTGTCTTCCGCGTGAACCCACCGCTGCGTGAAGAACACGACACCCTGGCTTTGCGCCAGGCGTTGCTCGATGGAGTAATCGATGTTGTCGCTACTGACCACGCACCGCATGGTTCAGAAGATAAGTGTGTGGAATTTGACCACGCGAAGCCTGGAATGTTGGGGCTGGAAAGCTCGCTCGCGGTCATCGTCAAGCTCTTCGTCGAACCTGGACTTGCGGACTGGCGCTTTATTGCGCGTGTGATGAGTGAAAAGCCCGCGGAGATTACCCGGCTGCCGGACCACGGCCGTCCGATTGCAGTAGGCGAGCCTGCGAATCTCACGCTGGTAGACCCTGAAGCGCGCTGGATATCAGATAAGACCCAGCTTGAATCTAAGAGTGAAAATAACCCCTATGAAGGTATCGAGTTCGGTGCACGCGTCACGCACACCTTGTTGCGTGGGCATCTCACCTATGAACTTGATGCGCAAGATAATTAA
- the carA gene encoding glutamine-hydrolyzing carbamoyl-phosphate synthase small subunit, which translates to MTNTSQPAILVLADGRSFRGLGFGATGTTLGEAVFTTAMTGYQETMTDPSYHRQIVVTTAPHIGNTGWNDEDNESNGGNIWVAGLVIRNLSHRVSNWRSERSLEEEMVAQGIVGIQGVDTRTLVRHLRNEGSIAAGIFSGDAAKRSVEELVEEVKAQDSMAGADLSAEVSTDEVYTIPVEGEKKFTVVAYDMGIKLSTPRHFAQRGIETIVVPSGTSFADIQQYNPDGVFVSNGPGDPATADGAVAFIREVLAAKIPFFGICFGNQLLGRALGLETYKMKFGHRGINVPVKNHLSGKIDITSQNHGFALAMPTDNPGEEFSTDFGPAHVTHTCLNDGTVEGVALSNGMAYSVQYHPESAAGPHDANPLFDQFIDLMSNNASTTK; encoded by the coding sequence GTGACGAACACTTCACAACCTGCCATCCTGGTGCTCGCAGACGGCCGCAGCTTTCGTGGCTTAGGCTTCGGCGCAACTGGCACCACCTTGGGTGAAGCGGTATTTACCACCGCCATGACCGGTTACCAAGAAACCATGACCGACCCTTCCTACCACCGCCAGATTGTGGTTACTACCGCACCACACATCGGCAACACTGGTTGGAACGATGAAGATAATGAATCCAACGGCGGCAACATCTGGGTTGCAGGTCTCGTGATTCGCAACCTCTCTCACCGCGTATCCAACTGGCGCTCTGAGCGCAGCTTAGAAGAAGAAATGGTAGCGCAGGGAATTGTCGGCATTCAGGGTGTAGACACCCGCACCTTGGTGCGCCACCTGCGCAACGAAGGTTCGATTGCCGCTGGCATCTTCTCCGGCGATGCCGCAAAGCGCTCAGTTGAAGAACTGGTTGAGGAAGTAAAAGCCCAGGACTCGATGGCTGGCGCTGACCTGTCGGCAGAAGTGTCGACCGATGAGGTTTACACCATCCCAGTCGAAGGAGAGAAGAAGTTCACCGTCGTGGCTTATGACATGGGTATTAAGCTTTCGACCCCGCGTCACTTTGCACAGCGCGGAATTGAGACCATCGTGGTTCCTTCTGGCACCTCTTTCGCTGATATCCAGCAGTACAACCCAGACGGCGTCTTTGTCTCCAACGGTCCTGGTGATCCAGCAACCGCAGACGGCGCCGTTGCGTTTATTCGCGAGGTGCTGGCGGCCAAGATTCCATTCTTCGGCATTTGCTTCGGCAACCAGCTGCTCGGTCGCGCACTGGGTCTGGAAACCTACAAGATGAAGTTCGGTCACCGCGGCATCAACGTGCCAGTCAAAAACCACCTCAGCGGCAAGATTGATATCACTTCCCAAAACCACGGCTTTGCCCTGGCGATGCCAACGGATAACCCAGGTGAAGAATTCTCCACTGACTTCGGCCCAGCGCATGTCACTCACACCTGCTTAAACGACGGCACCGTCGAAGGCGTTGCTTTGAGCAATGGCATGGCGTACTCGGTGCAGTACCACCCAGAATCTGCCGCAGGTCCACATGATG